A genomic window from Streptococcus sanguinis includes:
- a CDS encoding ABC transporter ATP-binding protein, with translation MNKIFHYLDKKTKFYTIIGALANGGLALAQPLVVSQALSLNQGELTYSKIIQFAIFGFTVYFVLYSLMLFCNHTHNVFRREIQMNMRADLFDKLMIKKDFNEDEKITMLTQDMEYLGDNYLEKYVNIICWSFVAILTAIYIISQNLLLGSIFVFFTILRPIPQFLMSKRLKHTGDDMAQGRVEVHNQVSDSIRGAHTLLMNQAISENQNRFWKINRHYQLAIQKFCFTHNIIFFCNGFMVFLSQVLPLVLGFYFAMAGQKVSVASLVAMYIAAGQLVSPIQTIMYDAVDIQGAKTTADKIFGVLEIGDVKQIDKKDAQELNALHIKNLSKSYGDRQLFTHLNLDVQAGQKVLIKGPSGCGKSTLFRLITGEEIADEGEIIGVTTVNECTSSFVSSIGIISQHPFLFNDTVRYNLTLGQEFSEEELLAVLKQVKLDFELTGGMDFIIKNNGENISGGQRVRIELARFLLRRKNLLLADEVTATLDKENALMVHELLFSLPVMMLEIAHHIDDESRYQQVVDLGKY, from the coding sequence ATGAATAAAATATTTCACTATCTGGATAAGAAAACGAAGTTTTATACTATCATCGGTGCACTGGCAAATGGAGGTTTAGCTCTTGCTCAACCCTTAGTCGTATCACAAGCATTGTCCTTAAATCAAGGAGAACTGACTTATTCTAAAATCATACAGTTTGCTATTTTTGGCTTTACAGTATACTTCGTCTTGTATAGCTTAATGCTCTTTTGTAATCATACACATAATGTTTTTCGACGTGAAATTCAAATGAATATGAGGGCAGATTTATTTGACAAGCTGATGATAAAAAAAGATTTTAACGAAGATGAAAAAATCACCATGCTCACACAAGATATGGAGTATTTGGGGGATAATTACTTAGAAAAATACGTCAATATCATTTGCTGGAGCTTTGTAGCAATACTAACAGCGATTTATATTATTTCGCAAAATTTGTTACTAGGGAGTATTTTTGTCTTTTTCACTATTTTACGTCCTATTCCTCAGTTCTTGATGAGTAAAAGACTCAAACATACTGGTGATGACATGGCTCAAGGCAGAGTAGAAGTGCATAATCAAGTATCTGATAGTATCCGAGGAGCACATACTCTACTCATGAACCAAGCAATTTCTGAAAATCAGAACAGATTTTGGAAGATTAATCGACATTATCAACTAGCCATTCAAAAATTTTGCTTTACCCATAATATAATTTTCTTTTGCAACGGTTTCATGGTCTTTTTAAGCCAAGTTTTACCACTTGTTTTAGGTTTTTACTTTGCTATGGCTGGGCAGAAAGTGTCAGTGGCAAGTCTTGTTGCCATGTACATCGCAGCAGGTCAGCTAGTGAGCCCTATTCAGACTATTATGTATGATGCTGTAGATATACAAGGGGCAAAAACGACAGCAGATAAGATTTTTGGAGTATTAGAAATTGGAGATGTAAAACAGATAGATAAAAAAGATGCGCAAGAATTGAATGCTCTACACATTAAAAATTTAAGTAAATCCTATGGTGACAGACAACTTTTTACTCATCTAAATTTGGATGTTCAAGCAGGTCAGAAAGTTTTAATCAAAGGACCGAGTGGTTGTGGTAAGTCAACCTTGTTTCGACTCATTACTGGAGAAGAAATAGCAGATGAGGGAGAAATTATCGGCGTTACAACTGTTAATGAATGTACATCAAGTTTTGTATCCAGTATAGGAATTATTAGTCAACATCCATTTCTCTTTAATGATACAGTGCGTTATAATTTGACCTTAGGACAAGAATTTTCTGAGGAAGAGTTGCTTGCTGTTTTGAAACAAGTCAAACTAGATTTTGAATTGACGGGTGGGATGGATTTTATTATCAAAAATAACGGGGAGAATATTTCTGGGGGACAAAGAGTAAGGATTGAATTGGCACGTTTTCTTCTTCGTAGAAAAAATCTGTTATTGGCTGATGAAGTGACCGCAACCCTAGATAAAGAAAACGCCCTCATGGTACATGAACTACTATTTTCTCTTCCTGTTATGATGTTAGAAATTGCCCATCATATTGATGATGAAAGTAGATATCAACAAGTTGTAGATTTAGGAAAATATTGA
- a CDS encoding VOC family protein has product MNLNQLDIIVSNVPQVCADLERILDKKADYVDDSFAQFTIGSHCLMLSENHLIPLGNFQSGIILHIEVEDVDQNYQRLKELGSEILHGPAVTDWGTVSLLVKGPAGLVIDFYRMK; this is encoded by the coding sequence ATGAATTTAAATCAATTAGATATTATCGTTTCAAATGTTCCCCAAGTCTGTGCTGACTTGGAGCGTATTTTGGATAAAAAGGCAGACTATGTTGATGACAGTTTTGCACAGTTCACGATTGGCAGTCACTGTCTCATGTTGTCAGAGAATCATTTGATTCCTTTGGGAAATTTTCAGTCAGGAATCATTCTTCACATCGAGGTTGAGGATGTAGACCAGAATTACCAACGATTGAAAGAGCTTGGTTCCGAGATTTTACACGGTCCTGCTGTAACCGATTGGGGAACGGTGTCCCTGCTAGTTAAAGGGCCTGCTGGTCTGGTGATTGATTTTTATCGAATGAAATAG
- the spxB gene encoding pyruvate oxidase translates to MTQGKITASAAMLNVLKTWGVDTIYGIPSGTLSSLMDALAEDKDIRFLQVRHEETGALAAVMQAKFGGSIGVAVGSGGPGATHLINGVYDAAMDNTPFLAILGSRPVNELNMDAFQELNQNPMYHGIAVYNKRVAYAEQLPKVIDEACRAAVSKKGPAVVEIPVNFGFQEIDENSYYGSGSYERSFIAPALNEAEIDKAVEILNKAERPVIYAGFGGVKAGEVITELSRKIKAPIITTGKNFEAFEWNYEGLTGSAYRVGWKPANEVVFEADTVLFLGSNFPFAEVYEAFKNTEKFIQVDIDPYKLGKRHALDASILGDAGQAAKAILDKVDAVESTPWWRANVKNNQNWRDYMNKLEGKTEGELQLYQVYNAVNKYADQDAIYSIDVGNTTQTSTRHLHMTPKNMWRTSPLFATMGIALPGGIAAKKDNPDRQVWNIMGDGAFNMCYPDVITNVQYDLPVINLVFSNAEYGFIKNKYEDTNKHLFGVDFTNADYAKIAEAQGAVGFTVDRIEDIDAVVAEAVKLNKEGKTVVIDARITQHRPLPVEVLELDPKLHSEEAIKAFKEKYEAEELVPFRLFLEEEGLQSRAIK, encoded by the coding sequence ATGACTCAAGGAAAAATTACTGCATCTGCAGCAATGCTCAACGTATTGAAAACATGGGGCGTAGATACCATCTACGGTATCCCATCAGGAACACTCAGCTCATTGATGGACGCTTTGGCTGAAGACAAAGATATCCGCTTTTTGCAAGTTCGCCACGAAGAAACTGGTGCTCTTGCAGCGGTGATGCAAGCTAAATTCGGCGGCTCAATCGGGGTTGCAGTTGGTTCAGGTGGTCCAGGTGCGACTCACTTGATTAACGGTGTTTACGATGCAGCTATGGACAACACTCCATTCCTTGCTATCCTTGGTTCTCGTCCAGTCAACGAACTCAACATGGATGCCTTCCAAGAGCTCAACCAAAACCCAATGTACCATGGTATCGCAGTTTACAACAAACGTGTAGCTTACGCTGAGCAATTGCCAAAAGTGATTGACGAAGCTTGCCGTGCTGCAGTATCTAAAAAAGGTCCAGCTGTTGTTGAAATCCCTGTAAACTTCGGTTTCCAAGAAATCGACGAAAACTCATACTACGGTTCAGGTTCTTACGAGCGTTCATTCATCGCTCCTGCTTTGAACGAAGCTGAAATCGACAAAGCTGTTGAAATCTTGAACAAGGCTGAGCGCCCAGTTATCTATGCTGGATTTGGTGGCGTTAAAGCGGGTGAAGTGATTACTGAATTGTCACGTAAAATCAAAGCACCAATCATCACAACTGGTAAAAACTTTGAAGCTTTCGAATGGAACTATGAAGGTTTGACAGGTTCTGCTTACCGTGTTGGTTGGAAACCAGCCAACGAAGTTGTCTTTGAAGCAGACACTGTTCTTTTCCTTGGTTCAAACTTCCCATTTGCTGAAGTATACGAAGCCTTCAAGAATACTGAAAAATTCATCCAAGTGGACATTGACCCTTACAAACTTGGTAAACGCCATGCCCTTGACGCTTCTATCCTTGGTGATGCAGGTCAGGCAGCTAAAGCGATTCTTGATAAGGTAGACGCAGTTGAGTCTACTCCATGGTGGCGTGCAAACGTGAAGAATAACCAAAACTGGCGCGATTACATGAACAAACTCGAAGGTAAAACTGAGGGTGAATTGCAATTGTACCAAGTTTACAATGCAGTTAACAAATACGCTGACCAAGACGCTATCTACTCAATCGACGTAGGTAACACAACTCAAACATCTACTCGTCACCTTCACATGACTCCTAAGAACATGTGGCGTACATCTCCACTCTTTGCGACAATGGGTATCGCCCTTCCTGGTGGTATTGCTGCTAAGAAAGACAACCCAGACCGCCAAGTATGGAACATCATGGGTGACGGAGCATTCAACATGTGCTACCCAGACGTCATTACAAACGTTCAATATGACCTTCCAGTTATCAACCTTGTCTTCTCAAATGCTGAGTACGGCTTTATCAAGAACAAATACGAAGACACAAACAAACACTTGTTTGGTGTAGACTTCACAAACGCTGATTACGCGAAAATCGCTGAAGCTCAAGGCGCTGTTGGATTTACAGTAGACCGCATCGAAGACATCGACGCAGTCGTTGCAGAAGCTGTGAAACTCAACAAAGAAGGCAAGACAGTTGTCATCGATGCCCGCATCACGCAACATCGTCCACTTCCAGTAGAAGTACTTGAACTCGATCCAAAACTTCACTCAGAAGAAGCAATCAAAGCCTTCAAGGAAAAATACGAAGCAGAAGAACTCGTACCATTCCGCCTCTTCTTGGAAGAAGAAGGGTTGCAATCACGCGCAATCAAATAA